In Gemmatimonas sp., one genomic interval encodes:
- a CDS encoding amino acid permease, whose amino-acid sequence MTDTSRESGALRRVLGPGTLALIFANGTIGAGIFAVPGLVAATLGSATALGYAICAVLVMLIFLCFAEVGSRVHESGGAYAYVETAFGPFAGFIAANLMWFGFAACSDAALADVLVSALATAAPILAQPVPRALALIGLFAFMAGVNIMGVKTGARLVVVLTVLKLLPLLLLLVVGIPHIDLSHIIPSSMPSASTLGSGVLLLMFAFVGGEASLSASGELRNPSRTVPLGLLMGVATVVGLYFGLQLVAEGVLGADLPRQTVTPLAATAEQLMGPWGRTLLLGAVSLSIFANVNGDLLVSPRCLYAAAKDGLLPAPLAKVHPRYDTPYVAILVFAAIACALAVLGAFRSLAILGTASVLLVDVAVCLAVLRLRQRGVQTADTPFIIPGGPLVPILGAAVCVWVLTNLSREELLGLSALVFFSGGLYLRVLRARQFKAARAARSV is encoded by the coding sequence ATGACGGACACGAGCCGTGAAAGCGGCGCGCTGCGCCGCGTGCTCGGGCCGGGCACCCTCGCCCTCATCTTCGCCAACGGCACGATCGGCGCCGGCATCTTCGCCGTGCCCGGACTCGTCGCTGCCACCCTCGGCAGTGCCACCGCGCTCGGCTACGCCATCTGCGCCGTGCTGGTGATGCTGATCTTCCTCTGCTTCGCCGAAGTGGGCAGTCGCGTCCACGAAAGCGGTGGCGCGTACGCGTACGTGGAAACAGCGTTCGGTCCATTCGCGGGGTTCATTGCGGCCAATCTCATGTGGTTCGGCTTCGCCGCCTGCTCCGACGCCGCACTGGCCGATGTGCTCGTCAGTGCGCTCGCCACCGCCGCGCCGATCCTCGCGCAGCCGGTGCCGCGAGCGCTTGCCCTCATCGGGCTCTTCGCCTTCATGGCCGGCGTCAACATCATGGGCGTGAAAACCGGCGCGCGACTGGTCGTCGTGCTCACGGTACTCAAGCTGCTGCCGTTGCTCTTGCTGCTCGTGGTGGGTATTCCGCACATCGATCTGTCGCACATCATTCCGTCCAGCATGCCCAGCGCGTCCACACTCGGCAGCGGGGTGTTGTTGCTGATGTTCGCCTTCGTGGGCGGCGAAGCGTCGTTGTCGGCCAGTGGAGAGCTGCGCAATCCGAGCCGCACCGTGCCTCTGGGGCTGCTCATGGGTGTGGCCACGGTGGTCGGCTTGTATTTCGGCTTGCAGCTGGTCGCCGAGGGCGTGCTGGGTGCCGACCTACCACGGCAGACGGTCACGCCGCTGGCCGCAACGGCGGAACAGCTCATGGGGCCGTGGGGGCGAACACTGCTGCTGGGTGCGGTGTCTCTGTCGATCTTCGCCAATGTGAACGGCGACTTGCTGGTGTCACCGCGCTGCCTGTACGCCGCCGCCAAGGACGGTCTGCTGCCGGCGCCGCTGGCCAAGGTGCATCCACGGTATGACACGCCGTACGTCGCCATTCTGGTGTTTGCGGCGATCGCCTGCGCGCTGGCGGTGTTGGGGGCCTTCAGGTCGCTGGCCATCCTGGGGACCGCGTCGGTGCTGCTGGTCGACGTCGCCGTCTGTCTCGCCGTGTTGCGCCTGCGCCAGCGTGGCGTGCAGACCGCTGACACCCCCTTCATCATCCCCGGCGGACCACTGGTCCCGATTCTCGGGGCCGCCGTCTGCGTCTGGGTGCTCACCAACCTCTCTCGGGAGGAGCTGCTGGGGCTCAGCGCGCTGGTGTTCTTCTCCGGCGGGCTGTATTTGCGCGTGCTGCGCGCCCGTCAGTTCAAGGCGGCCCGGGCGGCGCGGTCCGTGTAA
- a CDS encoding peptidase dimerization domain-containing protein — protein sequence MAQAATPPAAAAATAPVDPRLEKLKAEALVMVESRAKQVQEIVDMLFSFQELGFQEFESQRYITTLLAKEGFTIEKGVAGIPSAWTAKWSYGTGKPEISLGSDVDGIPQASNKPGVGYKDPMVAGGPGHGEGHNSGQAVNIVAAIVVKQLMQRDKINGTLLLWPGIAEEQMAGKAFLVRSGLFKNTDVTLFTHVGNDLGVSWGASGSSALLSAEFRFRGSSAHAAGAPWSGKSALDAVMLMGQAWEYKREHLRLQQRSHYVIKDGGDQPNVVPSTASIWFYFREQDYPRTMALFEVGKKIAEGAAMMTDTKLDTIAILGSGWSAHFSKPIAEAMHQNVQTVGMPKWDDKDQTLAKGIQKELGSPDFGLSEQVNKQLRGAETPQNWMGGGSDDIGDIAWNVPTITLRFPSNIPGLPGHNWANAISMATPIAHKGALAGAKVQALTMLDIVMTPKIVADAWDYFKNVQTKDTKYTPFIRPQDMPPTYLNADIMARYKTQLQKFYYDPTKFKTYMEQLGIEYPTVRPQVVAPKGEDGKEKQ from the coding sequence CTGGCTCAGGCAGCGACACCGCCCGCCGCCGCTGCGGCGACTGCACCCGTCGACCCCCGCTTGGAGAAGCTCAAGGCCGAAGCACTCGTGATGGTCGAGTCCCGCGCCAAGCAGGTGCAGGAGATCGTGGACATGCTCTTCTCATTCCAGGAACTCGGCTTCCAGGAATTCGAGTCGCAGCGCTACATCACGACCCTGCTGGCCAAGGAAGGTTTCACCATCGAGAAGGGCGTGGCGGGCATCCCGTCGGCGTGGACGGCCAAGTGGAGCTACGGCACGGGTAAGCCGGAGATTTCTCTCGGCTCCGATGTGGACGGCATTCCGCAGGCCAGCAACAAGCCGGGCGTGGGCTACAAGGACCCGATGGTGGCCGGCGGCCCCGGTCATGGTGAAGGACACAACTCGGGGCAGGCCGTGAACATCGTGGCCGCGATCGTGGTGAAGCAGCTCATGCAGCGCGACAAGATCAATGGCACGCTGCTGCTGTGGCCGGGCATCGCCGAAGAGCAGATGGCGGGCAAGGCATTCTTGGTGCGCTCGGGACTGTTCAAGAACACCGATGTCACGCTGTTCACACACGTCGGCAACGATCTCGGCGTCTCATGGGGCGCCAGCGGCTCGAGCGCCTTGCTCTCGGCCGAATTCCGCTTCCGTGGCTCGAGCGCCCACGCGGCCGGTGCGCCGTGGAGCGGCAAGAGCGCACTCGACGCGGTCATGCTGATGGGACAGGCGTGGGAGTACAAGCGCGAGCACCTGCGCTTGCAGCAGCGCTCGCACTACGTGATCAAGGACGGCGGCGATCAGCCGAACGTGGTGCCCAGCACGGCGAGCATCTGGTTCTATTTCCGCGAGCAGGACTATCCGCGCACGATGGCCCTGTTCGAAGTGGGCAAGAAGATCGCCGAAGGCGCCGCCATGATGACCGACACGAAGCTCGACACGATCGCCATTCTGGGTTCTGGCTGGTCGGCGCACTTCAGCAAGCCGATCGCCGAAGCGATGCACCAGAACGTGCAGACCGTCGGCATGCCGAAGTGGGACGACAAGGACCAGACGCTCGCGAAGGGCATTCAGAAGGAGCTTGGCTCGCCCGACTTCGGCTTGTCGGAGCAGGTGAACAAGCAGCTGCGTGGCGCCGAGACACCGCAGAACTGGATGGGTGGTGGATCGGACGATATCGGTGACATCGCGTGGAACGTGCCGACGATCACGCTGCGCTTCCCGTCGAACATTCCGGGACTGCCGGGCCACAACTGGGCGAACGCGATTTCGATGGCGACGCCCATCGCGCACAAGGGCGCGCTGGCCGGCGCCAAGGTACAGGCGCTCACGATGCTCGACATCGTCATGACGCCGAAGATCGTGGCGGACGCGTGGGACTACTTCAAGAACGTGCAGACGAAGGACACGAAGTACACGCCGTTCATCCGCCCGCAGGACATGCCGCCGACGTACCTGAACGCCGACATCATGGCGCGCTACAAGACGCAGCTGCAGAAGTTCTACTACGACCCCACGAAGTTCAAAACGTATATGGAACAGCTGGGCATTGAGTATCCGACGGTGCGGCCGCAGGTGGTGGCACCGAAGGGTGAGGATGGCAAGGAAAAGCAGTAG
- a CDS encoding FRG domain-containing protein, which produces MNPIEFPSLELPSWDAFATRVAALTMGSPTVPMFVFRGQANSTWRLEPKLARILREAEVKTTRAGEMVEQRLLSQFESRAHHYVTAGQLQTFFYANRMARWSIMQHYGAPTRLLDWTQSAYVAAYFACTSHLSAPGSIFVAAAGRILRANGIEPSASAKFHDEAMGKLDRSITKTGFYASTVLSEREIVQMANYSFSLDVLSGHDEGIAKALVPGSPTDGPTLVAAKWIVPSSLKLSFLSNLRQMNIGAHSLFPGLDGLGRSLEEVAYLEAASV; this is translated from the coding sequence ATGAATCCGATAGAATTTCCAAGCCTCGAGCTGCCGTCGTGGGACGCGTTTGCCACCCGTGTCGCGGCCCTTACCATGGGTTCGCCGACGGTACCAATGTTCGTGTTTCGTGGTCAGGCGAACTCTACCTGGCGTCTCGAGCCAAAGCTTGCGCGCATCTTGCGCGAGGCTGAAGTAAAGACGACGCGTGCGGGCGAGATGGTCGAACAACGCTTGCTCAGCCAATTCGAATCGCGCGCACATCACTATGTAACCGCGGGACAACTTCAAACGTTCTTTTACGCGAACCGGATGGCGAGGTGGTCCATCATGCAGCACTACGGGGCGCCTACTCGATTGCTTGATTGGACCCAATCGGCGTACGTGGCTGCATACTTTGCTTGCACATCTCATCTATCCGCCCCTGGCTCGATCTTTGTAGCGGCCGCAGGTCGCATTCTGAGAGCGAATGGAATCGAGCCTTCAGCATCTGCGAAATTCCACGACGAAGCGATGGGGAAGCTAGACCGTTCAATCACGAAGACAGGCTTCTACGCCTCTACTGTACTTTCCGAGCGAGAGATTGTGCAGATGGCGAACTATAGCTTTTCGCTCGACGTTCTCAGTGGTCACGACGAGGGTATCGCAAAGGCACTTGTTCCTGGATCTCCGACGGACGGGCCGACGCTTGTAGCTGCCAAGTGGATAGTTCCAAGCTCTCTCAAGCTGTCTTTTCTGAGCAACTTGAGACAAATGAACATCGGCGCACATTCTCTCTTCCCTGGTCTCGACGGTCTCGGAAGGTCGCTAGAGGAAGTTGCCTATCTCGAAGCGGCCTCTGTCTAA
- a CDS encoding IS110 family transposase: protein MQRVASSRPQLIVLEATGGYELLAVAALAAAALPVVVVNPRQVRDFAKATGQLAKTDRIDADILVRFADVVRPEVRLIPDAAAHERDALLTRRRQLLEMLQAERNRVGQVFGTGKKQVRKSLKAHITFLERELRSTDPDLGEMVRQSPVWRERDELLRSVPGVGPVLSRTLLADLPELGRLSRRAIAKLVCVAPLSRDSGTMRGRRFVQGGRATVRGVLYMAALVATRRNMIIREFYLRLVAAGKPKKLALVACMRKLLTILNTMMRTNTTWSAKDATAILAVA from the coding sequence GTGCAGCGCGTCGCCTCGAGCAGACCGCAGTTGATCGTGCTGGAGGCGACCGGCGGATACGAGCTGCTCGCCGTCGCCGCGCTCGCCGCTGCGGCACTGCCCGTGGTGGTGGTGAATCCACGCCAGGTGCGGGACTTTGCGAAGGCGACGGGCCAGCTGGCGAAAACGGATCGCATTGACGCCGACATCCTCGTGCGCTTCGCTGATGTTGTCCGACCGGAGGTGCGCCTCATTCCCGACGCGGCGGCGCACGAACGGGATGCGCTGCTCACTCGGCGGCGACAGCTCTTGGAGATGCTGCAGGCGGAGCGCAATCGCGTAGGCCAAGTGTTCGGCACCGGCAAGAAGCAGGTGCGTAAAAGTCTGAAGGCGCACATCACGTTTCTCGAGCGCGAGCTGCGCTCGACGGACCCCGATCTCGGCGAGATGGTTCGCCAGAGTCCCGTCTGGCGTGAGCGCGACGAGCTCCTGCGCAGTGTGCCCGGTGTCGGCCCTGTGCTGTCGCGCACCCTGCTCGCGGACCTGCCGGAACTCGGTCGCCTGTCCCGTCGCGCGATTGCCAAGCTGGTCTGCGTCGCGCCGCTGAGTCGAGACTCCGGCACGATGCGTGGCCGTCGATTCGTGCAAGGCGGTCGCGCGACGGTGCGTGGCGTACTGTACATGGCGGCCCTCGTTGCCACCCGACGCAACATGATCATTCGCGAGTTTTACCTACGCTTGGTCGCCGCCGGCAAGCCGAAAAAGCTCGCCCTCGTGGCGTGTATGCGGAAACTGCTCACCATCCTCAATACGATGATGCGAACGAACACTACGTGGAGCGCGAAAGACGCGACAGCGATACTCGCCGTCGCTTGA